The Prunus dulcis chromosome 5, ALMONDv2, whole genome shotgun sequence genomic sequence GAAAAGTactttcttcattcaaaacaaaacgaaaaaaacttcatggctttttctttctcttaaactCTGATTTTCTAGTAAGTAATCATCATTGTtcatcaatttctctttagttctttttttcaatcctttgacaatttCTGTTATTCTTTCAATTCCTGTAAGAGATCTATTAATAGGTAAAGGTCCTAAAGATCATTTACATAGACGTTTCTCTTCAACATTTTACACTCGTTATTTGCCAAATGGAGAGCAAATTAAGTTGTAGCATATTTATTACAttaagttataaaaaaaaatggtgaattttagttataaaaaaattgtttatgacattaagttatgacaaatttttataatatttttgtattagATTATGTGATGTCCCAATTTAAGTTTCACATAGGGCCCTCAAAATCTAAGGGATGGCCCTGGCTACAACTTGCCCATTATGGTGGAGCCGAGCGGCGGGTCGGGTACTTGTTTGTCGACTGATAGGATCAAGTTCCTATCAACTAGTGAATTTggacagaaaagaaaattagggaAAGTGATCTCTTCGAGGGGATCAAACCTCCAAAGCATAAAACTCTATTTCTTTTGCTTAGCATAATCACCATACGTGCAAGCCACGGAGGCTGATGAGGAAGTCCACAGGTTGCTTGTAAAGTATACGTTCACTATTCCAAACACAACCATCCACGATCGACGATACAGAACAGATTAGATTAGATTAGATATATTTAGCATAGAGTGTACAAATACggtttttgttaatttattttcccTTTACTAGTCTCCCAAGCTAGTTTTTGAACAATTGCAATTGAAGTTAGTGTATGAATCAAGTATCAAAGAAAGAGCTTTTTGTGATTGAGGCAATGCCATTCTTCAACTTGATTGTAATTTCAGTAAAAGTGCTTGCTTTATCTTTGAATCCATCTATCTACATAATTTcagtaaaaaagaaagtgtCTGCAGTTTTTGTCTCAACCTCTTCAACATATTCTTCCTCCTCAACTACGAGATCAGGGTTGATGTTTAGGGTAGACTTCACTAAACTGTAGAAGCGGAAGGCACAAACCTTACCTTGGGATctggaaaattggaaacacCTTTCATGAGTGCAAAATTGTAAATAAGTCGTGCTGTCAGCTTTACACTCTCATCCTAAAGAGCAAGCGAATAATCGAAGAGATAAACTAGATTCACCAACAATTCAACAAATGGATTCTAAGACATGCTTTTAGACTCAACCATAAGAGTAGGCATAGGCCTTGGCTTCTTTCAATTGCTTAACAGACATGTGATAGCAATGTGCCTATTTATTCATCTAAACCAACTAAATGAAGAACCATTTTGATATCATAACTAGGACAAATATCAGATCCCCAAATGAGAAACAATCAGAAATGAACAATTTTAACCAACGACAGAGAAATCCAACTTACAAAGgtcaagatttttttaaaatattttacaagCAGCACCCACCAGTCATTTATAAATGTTGGAGACCATTTAAAAAGTGAACAAGATCATGAATGCACAAAGACCTTAATTCTGCGAAAACCTTCATATATATCACATTTCTGTAAGTGTAGGGGAAGAAGTCTAGAACATACCTCAGCGTTCTTTACTACTCTCTTATGGAGCTCCTTGATGATTGGATACCTTGGGTTAATCACAAGTATCCTCTTGCCACGCATGCATGCTTGCTTGCTAGCATCTGATAAAGTCTGAGATTGCATGATCTTCTCCATGTTTGCACTCCAACCAAAATTTGATGTCATAGCCACATCATAAATGGCAGAGTACTCTTCCACCATTTAGTGAGTTTCTTGTATGATTCCTTGAGTTCCTTGTCTTTATAGTCCACCAAGTATTTCATCAGATATACATCAACTGGATCTGTGAAGAAAATAACCTGTAGCAATAGATATAAAAAGGTAAATAGAGAGACAAAAAAAAGCCCTTACTCATGACTCAAATAGAACAAGTAGGAAAGTAACAAACAACCCTATTTAAACAAGTGCAAggattgaatatcttttatATGTACCTCATAACTTTCCTTCTTAAGCCACTCAATGAAGGGACATTTTTCCAATTGTTCCTTGCTGGCTTCAGTAATGTAATATATGTCCTTCTGCCCAGATTTCATACTACTGATCTCGTGAAGTCAATTTTCCATCTGACTTGTTGCTGCTAGAGAGTTCAAAGTTCGTCATTCAACCCCATAAAGGCAGTATAAGGGCTTTTAATGCTGCCAATAAAACTAAACATAGATAGTACAATAAAATATGTTTACCTCTCAAATCTTTAGGAGTTTTGCCAAATGATTCATATTAGCCGCATCTTCAATGACACCAAGTTGAATGGACTAGCCGGATTCATTCCAGAATCTAGTATATCGGCCTCTCTTCCAATCATCATCACTGGATTTTTCAACCTCTGTTTTCACATCAAAATTCAACACAAGGAAAAAGTGAACAATTAATGCAAACTTAGTAACTCTCCCCCCAAGTTAGCTTTACTAACTTTTACAAAAACAGCAAAACATGAAGCTCAAGTTGTTGGTTTTCAAGGGATGGTATTAATGCAAGTTTAACTGGGCTGCAGTAAACATGACATCAAGGTACCATATAACAACTCGTACGCTCCGATTGAATATTGTTGGCGAGTCTTTACTTActtaggattttggttccttatttaattagaattttggttacttaccaattattatttagtcctattgtaatagagatttatttcctattgtaatttagatatattttctattttatttaggttaacacatctttgtacttgtataaatacctccatattggagaagaataataatatgagtGAATCTGATCATAACTAAATATTTTTAccctactttgtttgacatggtatcagagccaggttaCTAACCTGTGATATCCTCTGACAAATTGAGAGTCGTTGGCGTTCCTTATTCCTAACCCATCATGGGTTTTCACCTTACTGTAAATCCCCGTTTCTCCTTTCCTTAATAATCAACATATATTTCTTCTGCCTTAGCCATAACCGCACCTTTCTGCAATTTTACCCTTATCGCTATCCTTGCCGTGTTTATGTTAAGTCATTacctttatttttctctacCTATGCCAGATGTTGCCTTTTTCTCTTACTTTTCATCTCTTTATGAGCTTACTTTCTGTTAAAATCAGATTGAGCCCATGTTAGTTTCAATCTCTTGCGCTCATCGCCGAGCCTCTCTTTTAAATGTATACCATATGCACAACACACCCCTTGGCCATTGATGGCATGATCTATTTCCTCCGCAAGCCTCATCACCGCTCACCGAGCCATCTCAAATCTCCGCAAGCCTCGTCACTGCTCGCCGAGCCTTTTCCTAGCTGGCCTTTGTCTCTTTGTTTATTTAGGTGTTACTTTCTCTAAATCTCGACTCTCATACATCATCGAATTTAAGGGGGAGTGACACTGCTGCTCATATATTCCATTGCAATTCACCTACTTATCTATCATGGCTAATTGTCCACGCCTGTTTCTCAAGTACCACTAATCATATGGCTCTATCGACCTATTCTCTTCaaagggagagggagagtgaagagaagttgtCTCTGTTGTTGCTGCTACCATAGTTGTTTGCCCTGCCTTGTCTTGCTGGTGCCAGTGCCTTATATTGCTCTTGCTAGTGCCAGTGCCTTGTGTTGCTCTTGATGCTGTCAGTTTTGTTGTCTCTTGCTGGGAACATTATTGTTGTTGCTTTTATCGTGCTCATGTCCTTGTTGGCGTGTTTCCGTTGTGGTCACGCCCGTTGACCTTGCCTTTGCTCTTAACTTTCTTTGCCTTACCTTACCTTATTTTTTCGAGGTTTGGCTTTACCTTGCCTTAccctattttttagggtttggttTCTACAATATCTGCTGTTGTGCTCACATGGTTTATGTATTATGCCTTACCTATTGCCATGCTCACaaggtttctgtgttctgccttttCTGCTGCCGTGCTCACCGGGGTTCTTTGTTTTGCCTTATCTACTGCCGTGTTCAAAGGGTTtatgtgttctgccttatctattgccgtgctcacagggtttctgtgttctgccttacttATTGTCGTGCTCACAGGATTTCTGTAttctgccttacctactgCCGTATTCACATGATTTATGTGTTATACTTTTATGTGTTCTTCTATGTGCCCTATTTTTTAGGATTTGTTCTTGTGTTTTCGCTGCGAACTTTGCTTTAGTTTGTCACTTGTTTCACTCGTGGTTGACGAAAAGACCTTCTCTACAATTGGTGCTTCTCAAGTATGGTGTTCTGTGACTCGCTTGTCAAGTTGGGCGTGCGAAATATCTTtgcccaacttgagggggagtgttggcgagtccttatttacttaggattttggttccttatttagttagaattttggttacttaccaattattatttagtcctattgtaatagagatttatttcctattgtaatttagatatattttctattttatttagggttaacacatttttgtacttgtataaatacctctatattggagaagaataataatatgagtGAATCTGAGCATAACTAAATATTTTTACCCTACTTTGTCAAATACTTCCAGAATAGCACAAGGAAACTGCTTGCAAATATTAACAATAAGTAATAATATGCGCACCGTTCTTATCTTTGTAACTCATCAGGATCTTCCTCAGCAAGTTTACGGATCCTTCAAGGGCTTTCCGGATGAGCTTCTTCTTAATTGCCTTCAAAATGCTGTGTTGTTGAAGCATTTCTTATGATACATTGAGTGGCAAAGTGTCAAAATCGACAAGACCCTGATCATAAGATCATCAATGTAAAAACCAGTTTTGGCTCAAAAGATCATCAATCTATCAAAAGAAATCACCACAATAggttttttattcaaaatgcCCCAGTGAACTTATTCACTAacttaaaaggaaaatacgAGAACAAAGGAGGGGGAGAATGGGCAGTGATACTTTTTTCTCCTCCATTCTCCGTAAAGTTTTCCTTTAGGATTCACAAATGGAGAGAACGATTAGAGTTTCATATAATAGCTGCGGCATATATTTAAAAGACTATTTGGTTAAATATAGTTACAATTTGGCTTTCAAATAACTATATTCAATTAAAAGACAATTACCAATTTGGGTTAAGAAAGCAATTTTTCCTATTCAAATAAATTGTAATAAATGATCCCTACTCACTTGTTAGGATGTtagcaaaaaaaagaaatatagtTACTTGTTAAGCTAttggaccaaaaaaagaacacTAATTATTTACTAGGTTGTAAAAAACGAAAGGTGTAAGTTAGATTAGGActcaaaattattaaacaatACACTTGAAAAATGTATGTATTTGTAGGCTAATATTTGACAATGTGattttgtaatttgaattaattttcctttaaaaGATCATCCATGTAAAAAGttattcaaattgaaaatgaattcACTATTTTAATATCAACACAATATTTTTCGATGTTCGTTTTCAAATTCACTTTGTGCCATTAcaagtttattattatttgtatttatggtGTATATTGGGAAATTAGGCTACAaataagagcaactccacccataaGGGCTAAGTCTAAGGCAggggcaagcaagggctgtcactattcacatgaatagtgacagccttaccatttgtggttccacccatgagagcatctccacccataagggctaaggcaagggcaagggcaagcaagggctgccactattcacgtgaatagtggcagccttgccttttttggtTCCATCCCAAAAGGCTAGGGCaagggcaagaaaaaaaaaaagaatatgcaacaaaatataaacttgttatgtatttatagggaaagtgaataaaattgttatgtatttatagggaaaacatctataattttttagtatttttttatataaaaaatggaatttttttggatttttttgaatttatttttgcttgctgacgtcagcactTTCGGGCTGAAGCCCAGGCAAGATCTGCCCTTGGGCTTGCCCAGGCTGGTGGGACCCAGACCTTGCCTGGGCTGTTGGCTGCGCGCTGGAGGCCATTTGGGCTCACAAAGGCAGCCTTTTGCCTGGTTTTGTATGTGCGCTGGACGTGCTCTGAGAgctaagtctagggcaagtctaaggcaaatactattcattgtactttatttcctattttttttaatactttaaaccattaattttgataatcttttgtaattaaatttttggataatatttttggttgtcacgtgtccattatttttcagaaaagattttcggatgagaatctcgattgccacgtgtcttattccagataaaattttcggatattcattaaaaaaattataatctcagatttcagataacattttcaccctctaaaattgtaccacgtgtcccatgtcagataagattttcagatatttaaaaaaaaattataatctcatatttcagataagattttcaccctctaaaattgtgccacgtgtcatctctgtcagataagattttcagatatttttttaaaattataatctcagatttcagataagattttcatcctctaaaattgtgccacgtgtcatctctatcttctgaatccctctataaaactacaccatcaactcatacctctcacaccatctcttatctattccttcatttctcagattttacaaaacacattctactctcaatgtcaaacttgaggagggTGTTAGAGAGGCAACataaagaaagggaagaaatccggcgtagacgtgctgaagaagatcgggacgccgatgaagaagaggaacaaatgcttgcagcagcggtgtgtatgcttaatcaatcaaggcaacaccgtCGTCCTCGtgccccaaatgtggacagacgtagagagtctcggggtaagaatctcttggaggattactttatcccaaattcgttatatcctgctcataagtttcgagagagatatagaatgcagccacatttgtttcaaaaaatcatgcatgatatttgtaattacgacacatacttcattcaaaagcatgatgctgttggagttttgggtcttatcccggagcaaaaacttacagctgctttgcggatgcttgcttatggggcatctgcagagcaggtggatgagattgcaaggatgggaaaatcaactatcctagagtgcttggtgagattctgtgatgcagtggaaaatttgtacacgagggagtaccttcgcaaacccacgccgagggacctgcaaaggttgctacaaaaagcagaggctcgaggtttcccaggcatgattggaagcattgattgcatgcactggcagtggaagaattgtcctactgcttggcaaggagagTACGGGAATcgaaagggccaaaaaagtataattttggaggccgtagcttcattcgactgttgggtttggcatgccttcttcggggttgccggatctcagaatgacctcaatgtccttggtcaatccccggtgttcgacgaggtattgcgaggtcattccccccaGGTCAcgtaccaaatcaacaataccgtatactctggtgcgtactaccttgccgacggaatttatcctaggtggacgacattcgtgaaaacaattccgaatccccaatccgagaaggaaagaagctttgcttcctttcaagaaggttacaggaaagacgtggaaaggtgtttcggtatcttgcaagctcgttgggcaattatcaggggtgctgctcggatgctagacgaggaggtgctgaggagtattatgatgacttgcatcatcctccacaacatgattgtggaggatgagtatgactacgatgctccagaggtgtttgaacccgatcccatgaacacggcattgacaagaatatatgaaaggccgatgggaccaaatggactaccaatggagcccgaaccgttagttcgggatggtcgattcaacaaccccatgattgatcgttatgaagaaatgcaatcttcatatgttcacgagagacgtcaagttgacttgatcgagcacttgtgggagatgaaaggcaatcacaatggatgaagtcaagattagtgctttgtttttaattatgctttatattgtgtgtggtgttttttggaat encodes the following:
- the LOC117629174 gene encoding endoplasmin homolog, yielding MVEEYSAIYDVAMTSNFGWSANMEKIMQSQTLSDASKQACMRGKRILVINPRYPIIKELHKRVVKNAEDESVKLTARLIYNFALMKGVSNFPDPKIDGFKDKASTFTEITIKLKNGIASITKSSFFDT